In Paenibacillus ihbetae, the following are encoded in one genomic region:
- a CDS encoding DNA topoisomerase III, with amino-acid sequence MKVLVLAEKPSVAKEIARVMGSREKHKSYFEGPKYVVTWALGHLIGLAEPEDYDKKYQTWALEDLPILPDSMRLKVLRETSHQFKNVQHLMKRQDVGELIIATDAAREGELLARWILKMAKWNKPFKRLWISSQTDKAIKEGFASLKPGQQFDRLYESARCRAEADWMVGLNVTRALTTKFNAQLSAGRVQTPTLGMIMDREKEIMNFRSQEYETLQVDLGSFEASWRAAGGDGRLFEKERAAKLKQKLEGASGKIVSVKKSEKNEPHPLAYDLTELQRDANRRFGFSAKQTSNVLQRLYEQHKLVTYPRTDSRYLTSDMVGTLKERLSSVAVGPYASLARPLLRKSLSPGKRVVDDSKVTDHHAIIPTEQTVLLNQLTADERKLYDLIVRRFISLFYPPARYDQVAVTVQIEGETFHAKGTTVKDSGWREVYGGDYDDDADGEDDEGQGSAPEGKLLPELKEGQPVKVARCILKPGRTQPPKRYTEAALLSQMEKHGLGTPATRADIIEKLVSSDTIERQGSSLHPTGKGKQLIELVAPELRTPELTARWEAELERIAKGQGKPEPFLRGIRDMTQKLVTEVKGSDVEYKPHNVSNSHCPDCGTRLLEKKTKRGKLLVCPSEDCGYKRSGEKRLSNRRCPQCHKKMELKEGKAGMYVQCLGCGITETLKKDAKHVNKREERKLLQQYSKPESIGSNLGELLKAALEQKGKE; translated from the coding sequence ATGAAAGTATTGGTATTGGCGGAGAAGCCGTCCGTGGCGAAGGAAATCGCCCGGGTGATGGGCAGCCGCGAGAAGCATAAGAGCTATTTCGAAGGACCGAAATACGTCGTTACCTGGGCGCTCGGGCACTTGATCGGCCTGGCGGAGCCCGAGGACTATGATAAGAAGTACCAGACCTGGGCGCTGGAGGATTTGCCGATCCTGCCGGACTCCATGCGGCTTAAAGTGCTTAGAGAGACGAGCCATCAATTCAAGAACGTGCAGCATCTGATGAAGCGTCAGGATGTCGGCGAGCTGATCATTGCGACCGATGCCGCCCGCGAAGGCGAGCTGCTGGCGCGCTGGATTCTGAAGATGGCGAAGTGGAACAAGCCCTTCAAGCGGCTGTGGATCTCGTCCCAGACGGATAAAGCGATCAAGGAGGGCTTCGCTTCCCTGAAGCCGGGCCAGCAGTTCGACCGCCTGTACGAGTCGGCGCGGTGCCGGGCGGAGGCGGATTGGATGGTCGGGCTGAACGTGACGCGGGCGCTGACCACGAAGTTCAATGCCCAGCTCTCGGCAGGCCGGGTTCAGACGCCGACGCTCGGCATGATTATGGACCGGGAGAAGGAAATCATGAACTTCCGTTCCCAGGAGTATGAGACGCTGCAGGTCGATCTCGGCAGCTTCGAGGCTTCCTGGCGCGCCGCGGGCGGCGACGGCCGTCTGTTCGAGAAGGAGCGCGCGGCGAAGCTCAAGCAGAAGCTGGAGGGAGCCTCGGGCAAGATCGTCAGCGTGAAAAAGAGCGAGAAGAACGAGCCGCATCCGCTGGCGTACGATCTGACCGAGCTGCAGCGGGATGCGAACCGCCGGTTCGGCTTCTCGGCCAAGCAGACGTCGAACGTCCTGCAGCGGCTGTATGAGCAGCATAAGCTCGTGACTTATCCGCGTACGGACAGCCGGTATCTGACCTCCGACATGGTAGGTACGCTGAAGGAGCGGCTGTCGAGCGTCGCGGTAGGGCCGTATGCATCACTGGCCCGTCCGCTGCTCCGCAAGAGCCTGTCACCGGGCAAGCGGGTCGTAGACGACAGCAAGGTAACGGATCACCATGCGATTATCCCGACCGAGCAGACGGTGCTGCTGAACCAGCTGACGGCCGACGAGCGCAAGCTGTATGATCTCATCGTCCGCCGCTTCATCAGCCTGTTCTATCCGCCGGCACGGTATGATCAAGTCGCCGTCACCGTTCAGATCGAAGGCGAGACGTTCCATGCGAAAGGGACGACGGTCAAGGACAGCGGATGGCGCGAGGTGTACGGCGGCGATTATGACGACGACGCCGATGGCGAGGATGACGAGGGACAAGGGTCAGCTCCAGAAGGCAAGCTGCTGCCCGAGCTGAAGGAAGGCCAGCCGGTGAAGGTTGCCCGCTGCATCCTGAAGCCGGGACGCACCCAGCCGCCGAAGCGCTACACGGAAGCGGCTCTCCTGTCGCAGATGGAGAAGCACGGCCTCGGAACGCCGGCGACGCGGGCGGATATCATTGAGAAGCTGGTCAGCTCGGATACGATCGAACGCCAGGGCTCGTCCCTGCATCCGACCGGCAAGGGCAAGCAGCTGATCGAGCTGGTGGCTCCTGAGCTGCGGACGCCGGAGCTGACCGCCCGCTGGGAAGCCGAGCTGGAGCGGATCGCGAAGGGGCAGGGCAAGCCTGAGCCGTTCCTGCGGGGCATCCGGGATATGACGCAGAAGCTGGTGACCGAGGTCAAGGGAAGCGACGTGGAATACAAGCCGCATAACGTCTCGAACAGCCACTGCCCGGACTGCGGCACCCGTCTGCTCGAGAAGAAGACGAAGCGCGGCAAGCTGCTCGTCTGCCCGAGCGAGGACTGCGGCTACAAGCGCTCCGGCGAGAAACGGCTGTCGAACCGGCGCTGCCCGCAGTGCCACAAGAAGATGGAGCTGAAGGAAGGCAAGGCCGGCATGTACGTGCAGTGCCTCGGCTGCGGCATAACCGAGACGCTCAAGAAGGACGCGAAGCATGTGAACAAGCGCGAGGAACGCAAGCTGCTCCAGCAATACAGCAAGCCGGAATCGATCGGTTCGAATCTCGGCGAGCTGCTGAAGGCTGCGCTTGAGCAGAAGGGCAAGGAATAG